From the genome of Paraburkholderia largidicola:
GCGCGAGGCAAACGTGCAGGTGATGTTTTCGAGCGCCAGGGCGGCAACGGTCATCGTTCGGCTCGCTTGTTTCGATGCTTGGTTGGTTCGATGTCGCTATGTCATCCCGCGCGCGTGTCGCCGGGCACACGCCCGGCACCGGTCGAGATTGAATCGAGGCTGGATGACGCGTTATGCCTTGACCGTGGCGAGCGCCTTCTTCACGAAGTCGTTCGTCCAGGTCTTCGACAGATCGATCGGCTTGCCTTTTATCGTCTCGTCGAACGCCTGCAGCGTCTTCAGCGACGTCGCTGGGCCGTCGGCGGGCATCAGGCCATCGGGCGACATCGCCTCTTTCACGTGCTGCCACGAATCCAGATACAGCGCGCGGTCGCCGAGCAGATAGGACTCGGGCACGGTGTTGATCAGTTCGGTGCCCGTCGCCGTCTGCAGCCACTTGAGCGCACGCACCATTGCGTTGGTCAGCGCCTGCGTCGTATTCGGATTCTTGCTGATGAACGATTGCGAGGCGTACAGGCAGCCAGCCGGCATATTGCCGCCGAACACCGTACGCGTGTCGCTGAGCGTGCGCGTATCCGACACGATGCGAATCTCGCCCGAGCGTTCGAGCTTGGTCATCACCGGGTCGAGATTGGCAAGCGCGTCGATCTGGCCGGACTGCAACGCGGCGATCGCGCCTGCCCCCGCACCGACGCCGATAAACG
Proteins encoded in this window:
- a CDS encoding ABC transporter substrate-binding protein codes for the protein MQRRSFLAGGAALAGASLVGSPLAFAQSKLETSKVSIAVGGKNLFYYLPLTIAERRNFFKDEGLDIEISDFAGGSQALKAAVGGSADVVSGAFEHTLLLQAKNQYFREFVLQGRAPQIVLAVSKKTMANYKTIADLKGKKIGVTAPGSSTSIMASFVLAKAGLTAKDVSFIGVGAGAGAIAALQSGQIDALANLDPVMTKLERSGEIRIVSDTRTLSDTRTVFGGNMPAGCLYASQSFISKNPNTTQALTNAMVRALKWLQTATGTELINTVPESYLLGDRALYLDSWQHVKEAMSPDGLMPADGPATSLKTLQAFDETIKGKPIDLSKTWTNDFVKKALATVKA